Proteins co-encoded in one Prescottella sp. R16 genomic window:
- a CDS encoding MaoC family dehydratase, giving the protein MIDTTTLPVRPASLAELTNLIGVELGPTEWYDVTQERVNAFADATDDHQWIHIDTERAAASPLGGTIAHGLYSLSLGPALSAELIRLDGFAHSLNYGYNKVRFPAPVPSGSRIRMRATITSAEQLAGGIQITMSQVVEREGSDKPVVVAESVARVVEQS; this is encoded by the coding sequence ATGATCGATACCACCACTCTGCCCGTCCGCCCGGCGAGCCTGGCCGAGCTCACGAACTTGATCGGCGTCGAGCTCGGCCCGACCGAGTGGTACGACGTCACGCAAGAGCGGGTCAACGCGTTCGCCGACGCCACCGACGACCACCAGTGGATCCATATCGACACCGAACGTGCCGCGGCCAGCCCGCTCGGCGGCACCATCGCGCACGGCCTGTACAGCCTCTCGCTCGGGCCCGCGCTGTCCGCGGAACTGATACGGCTCGACGGATTCGCGCACAGTCTCAACTACGGCTACAACAAGGTGCGGTTCCCCGCCCCTGTACCGTCCGGGTCGCGAATTCGTATGCGCGCCACCATCACCTCCGCCGAGCAACTAGCCGGCGGTATTCAGATCACGATGAGTCAGGTCGTCGAACGCGAAGGCTCGGACAAGCCGGTTGTCGTCGCCGAGTCGGTTGCCAGGGTCGTCGAGCAGTCCTAG
- a CDS encoding alpha/beta hydrolase encodes MVDLSRATSSALAEVVAFSAAWTDRFSKMVAPPTLQQQRQEFDEEHGAVPVPDGCAVEEIVDPDVRGERLTPRGASRSHALIYHHGGGHTFGSVRSHRHLVGRLAESAGVVGFDMSYRLAPENPYPAGLDDAVRNYRYVLDQGFLPENIVVAGESAGGNLTAALLLRLQQEKLPLPAGGYLLSPWLDMTQSGESHTARAPFDPMITAEGLERCALAYCGNGTSRTDPLVSPIEGDFGNLPPLLIHVSSDEVLLSDSLDFTRRAALVGCDVTLQVWPATVHAWLLFHPELPTVAHNTFTQAGQWISARLQAKDRSHELLDMRS; translated from the coding sequence ATGGTCGACTTATCCCGTGCAACGTCGAGCGCTTTGGCCGAGGTCGTCGCATTCTCTGCCGCGTGGACCGACAGATTTTCGAAAATGGTTGCCCCGCCGACACTTCAGCAGCAGCGGCAGGAGTTCGACGAGGAGCACGGCGCTGTTCCGGTGCCGGACGGCTGCGCTGTCGAGGAAATTGTCGACCCGGACGTTCGTGGCGAGCGGTTGACGCCCCGGGGTGCAAGTCGCTCGCACGCGCTGATCTATCACCACGGGGGCGGCCACACCTTCGGAAGCGTTCGGAGTCACCGTCATCTGGTCGGACGTTTGGCAGAATCGGCCGGTGTCGTCGGGTTCGATATGAGCTACCGACTGGCGCCCGAGAACCCTTATCCGGCAGGGCTGGACGACGCGGTACGTAACTATCGCTACGTGTTGGATCAAGGATTCCTGCCGGAGAACATCGTGGTGGCAGGAGAGTCGGCGGGTGGCAACCTGACTGCCGCCCTCCTGCTCAGGCTTCAGCAGGAAAAACTACCGTTGCCGGCTGGTGGCTACCTGCTCAGCCCCTGGCTCGACATGACACAGAGCGGTGAATCACATACAGCGCGTGCACCGTTCGACCCGATGATCACCGCTGAGGGCTTGGAGCGCTGTGCGCTCGCATACTGCGGCAACGGTACCTCGCGCACCGACCCGTTGGTCTCACCCATCGAGGGAGACTTCGGAAACTTGCCACCGTTGTTGATTCACGTGAGTTCGGACGAAGTACTGCTCAGCGATTCACTGGATTTCACTCGCCGCGCAGCGCTCGTGGGATGTGACGTCACACTGCAGGTATGGCCGGCGACAGTTCACGCGTGGCTGTTGTTCCATCCGGAGCTTCCCACCGTCGCTCACAACACGTTCACACAGGCCGGCCAGTGGATTTCCGCACGGCTACAGGCCAAGGACCGGTCACACGAGCTTCTCGACATGCGCAGTTGA
- a CDS encoding ABC transporter ATP-binding protein: MTHSDVYIDVEQVQRSFITGSVSLTALGPVDLKVGRGEFVAIVGPSGCGKSTLLRIIAGLVPPSEGRVTIERRHVDAPLAAMVFQEYGIFPWKTVLANVRFPLDVRGTPRREANQIARDWIKRTGVDGFERAYPAALSGGMRQRVALARAFAADPEMLLMDEPFAALDAQLRLVLQQELLSVWEANQRTVLFVTHSIDEALLLADRIIVMSARPGNIIADIRVPFERPRRSVRSQVEFGRLEEQIWNLLRKEVDDRGTNNDAA, from the coding sequence GTGACACACTCGGATGTCTACATCGATGTAGAACAGGTACAACGCTCGTTCATCACAGGTAGTGTCAGCCTCACGGCACTCGGCCCCGTCGACCTGAAGGTCGGTCGCGGCGAATTCGTTGCCATCGTCGGTCCGTCGGGCTGCGGTAAATCCACCCTGCTGCGCATCATCGCCGGCCTCGTCCCGCCGTCCGAAGGCCGCGTCACCATCGAACGTCGACACGTCGACGCACCCCTGGCGGCCATGGTCTTCCAGGAATACGGCATCTTCCCCTGGAAGACGGTCCTCGCGAACGTCCGCTTCCCGCTCGACGTACGCGGAACCCCGCGCCGCGAGGCGAACCAGATCGCTCGGGACTGGATCAAACGCACCGGCGTCGACGGATTCGAGCGCGCCTACCCGGCAGCCTTGTCCGGAGGGATGCGCCAACGCGTCGCTCTCGCCCGTGCTTTCGCTGCCGACCCGGAAATGCTGTTGATGGACGAACCGTTCGCAGCCCTGGACGCGCAGTTACGTCTCGTCCTTCAACAAGAATTGCTCTCGGTCTGGGAAGCGAACCAACGCACTGTGCTGTTCGTGACCCACAGCATCGACGAGGCACTTCTCCTCGCCGACCGCATCATCGTCATGTCCGCGCGGCCCGGCAACATCATCGCGGACATCCGTGTCCCGTTCGAACGGCCCCGTCGATCGGTGCGTTCTCAGGTGGAGTTCGGCCGACTCGAGGAACAAATCTGGAACCTGCTACGTAAGGAGGTGGATGATCGTGGCACCAACAATGACGCGGCCTAG
- a CDS encoding ABC transporter permease, with protein sequence MIVAPTMTRPSPNPVHVVQRVPGRSEKDPVGHARRRRILQLTLAVGTPVLIFTVWEVFARTGLLDTRFFPAPSTIWSAGVESLRDGVMVQAVIDTTEKMVLGYVIGVIGGVLVGLLLGMSWIARSALDTTMVALYTLPKLALYPVFLLIFGLGSLPQIVLVAVSVFFIVAMSTTAAVVGIEQGYLDAADVFGASRLQRTRHVVIPGSMPAIGTALRLCAGIAILVVVGIEMIGGGTGLGYLIFQRSQVFDPATMYAGVIIAGLLGVLFTTIVTGLTRLALPHLRARRR encoded by the coding sequence ATGATCGTGGCACCAACAATGACGCGGCCTAGTCCCAACCCGGTACACGTCGTCCAACGCGTTCCCGGCCGCTCCGAGAAGGACCCCGTCGGGCACGCTCGCCGCCGCCGGATCCTTCAACTCACGCTCGCCGTCGGCACCCCGGTTCTGATCTTCACCGTGTGGGAAGTCTTCGCCCGAACCGGCCTCCTCGACACCCGATTCTTCCCCGCACCCAGTACCATCTGGTCGGCCGGCGTCGAGTCTCTCCGCGATGGAGTGATGGTCCAGGCCGTCATCGACACCACCGAGAAAATGGTCCTCGGCTACGTCATCGGCGTCATCGGCGGTGTCCTGGTCGGGCTTCTGCTCGGTATGTCCTGGATCGCCCGCTCAGCTCTGGACACCACCATGGTGGCGCTGTACACATTGCCGAAATTGGCACTGTACCCCGTATTCCTGCTGATCTTCGGCCTCGGTAGCCTGCCTCAGATCGTGCTCGTCGCGGTATCGGTCTTCTTCATCGTGGCGATGTCCACCACTGCCGCCGTCGTCGGTATCGAGCAGGGCTATCTCGACGCCGCCGACGTCTTCGGTGCGAGCAGACTGCAACGAACCCGCCACGTCGTCATCCCCGGCTCGATGCCTGCGATTGGCACTGCGTTGCGCCTCTGCGCCGGGATTGCGATCCTCGTCGTTGTCGGTATCGAAATGATCGGCGGTGGAACAGGATTGGGATATCTCATCTTCCAGCGTTCTCAGGTTTTCGACCCGGCCACCATGTACGCCGGCGTCATCATCGCCGGACTGCTCGGAGTCCTGTTCACCACCATCGTCACCGGCCTGACCCGTCTTGCGCTGCCGCACCTCCGCGCACGGCGGAGGTGA
- a CDS encoding ABC transporter substrate-binding protein produces MNRAFRRHVVTVALAAAALVTITACSAPAESTSSHEAVSQLPDGLSLAGPVGTPEAKPLSSPTTIKVGLPAKSETIAPLLLAHAAGEFEKENLTVEYVSDTAPNLLTLLGQKKVDVVYSAPTALVLNVSNQGVDLTWAGGLASSWTDSGLFLGAKFGSNAAEFDPKKLEGATIGVFPGGLTAPVSYPIYQALTDGGLTGDDVTLTTISDPTTMLQALNTGTIDGAVFAPPNSAGAMRNGAFLAYPYRSDISTGGYFVGSRLMVEDRVAGVAFFRAMLRTINTHLTGDYHADADVVANLSAEMGLEPAAITASPSLEFSLDVLPNSVEAIQEMYSEMAPDALSYEGVTSQGEIVDLSLVIDAAEGR; encoded by the coding sequence ATGAATCGCGCGTTTCGCCGTCACGTGGTGACCGTGGCGCTGGCTGCTGCGGCACTCGTCACGATCACGGCCTGCAGTGCACCTGCCGAGTCCACGTCGTCGCATGAAGCGGTATCCCAGTTGCCCGACGGGCTGAGCCTTGCAGGTCCTGTCGGAACGCCTGAGGCGAAGCCGCTTTCGTCGCCGACGACGATCAAGGTCGGTCTCCCGGCCAAAAGCGAAACCATTGCGCCACTGCTACTCGCGCATGCTGCCGGTGAGTTCGAGAAGGAGAACCTGACGGTCGAGTACGTTTCCGACACCGCACCGAATCTTCTGACCTTGCTGGGGCAGAAGAAGGTCGACGTCGTGTACAGCGCTCCGACTGCCCTGGTGCTGAACGTAAGCAATCAAGGGGTGGACCTGACATGGGCGGGTGGGCTCGCCTCGTCCTGGACAGACAGTGGCCTGTTCCTCGGTGCGAAGTTCGGCAGCAACGCGGCCGAGTTCGATCCGAAGAAGCTCGAGGGCGCGACGATCGGAGTGTTTCCCGGCGGGCTCACCGCCCCCGTCTCGTATCCGATCTATCAGGCGCTGACGGACGGTGGGTTGACGGGCGACGACGTCACATTGACCACGATCAGCGACCCGACAACCATGCTGCAGGCGTTGAACACCGGTACGATCGACGGCGCTGTCTTCGCCCCTCCGAACTCGGCCGGCGCGATGAGAAACGGCGCCTTCCTTGCGTATCCCTATCGATCTGATATCAGTACCGGCGGGTACTTCGTCGGTAGTCGGCTCATGGTGGAGGACCGAGTTGCCGGGGTCGCATTCTTCCGTGCGATGCTGAGGACCATAAACACGCATCTGACCGGTGATTACCATGCCGACGCCGATGTTGTGGCGAATCTATCGGCAGAAATGGGCCTCGAGCCGGCGGCGATCACAGCTTCGCCCAGCCTCGAGTTCAGTCTCGATGTCCTGCCGAATTCCGTTGAGGCAATACAAGAGATGTACTCGGAGATGGCCCCCGACGCGCTGTCCTACGAGGGAGTCACCTCTCAAGGCGAGATCGTCGACCTCTCACTGGTGATCGACGCTGCCGAGGGTAGGTAG
- a CDS encoding alkyl sulfatase dimerization domain-containing protein, producing MDILEYADKVWRQEASVASYWSGELRKDELYKVADGVHMWPAAGNVYVFETDNGLLMFDAGGADTAMDLFHATRRLSAAPLRHAIYSHGHVDHIWGTTGFDEEADKLGWNRPTVIAHSAVKARFDRYVYTNGYNTAINRRQFQNPDLEWPKDYRYPDVTFDDRMALSQGGLSVELSHGYGETDDAVVGWFPEKKIVCVGDFFIWMSPNAGNPQKVQRYARLWAAKLREIAGLGAEILLPGHGLPIVGRDRIVEAMVTTAEYLEFLHDTTLEYLNSGAPLDSAIHGFSMPARFLDKPYLQPKYDEPEFVVRNAWRLYGGWYDGDPSNLKPAKRSALGKAITELAGGTDKLAAKAKEELQRGNDRVAAKLIQHAVDGNPDDRSLHAVRAEIFGALQEQATSTMSQGVYAWTVSESIARIEGKDTLDLLRQRARPMGHQHLESPVP from the coding sequence ATGGACATTCTCGAATACGCCGACAAGGTATGGCGACAGGAGGCCTCGGTTGCCTCCTATTGGTCCGGCGAACTGCGAAAAGATGAGTTGTACAAGGTTGCGGATGGCGTCCACATGTGGCCGGCGGCCGGTAACGTCTATGTTTTCGAGACCGACAACGGTCTCCTGATGTTCGATGCCGGTGGAGCCGACACCGCCATGGATCTGTTCCACGCCACCCGTAGGTTGTCGGCTGCGCCTCTACGACATGCGATCTACTCCCATGGGCATGTCGATCACATCTGGGGTACCACGGGATTCGACGAGGAGGCCGACAAGCTCGGCTGGAACCGGCCGACCGTGATCGCCCACTCCGCGGTCAAGGCCCGGTTCGACCGGTATGTATACACGAACGGCTACAACACCGCCATCAACCGTCGGCAGTTCCAGAATCCGGACCTGGAGTGGCCCAAGGACTACCGCTATCCGGATGTCACCTTCGACGATCGGATGGCCCTCTCGCAAGGTGGTCTGTCCGTTGAACTTTCCCACGGATACGGCGAAACCGATGACGCGGTCGTCGGCTGGTTCCCCGAGAAGAAGATCGTGTGTGTGGGCGACTTCTTCATCTGGATGAGTCCGAACGCGGGCAACCCGCAGAAGGTGCAGCGGTATGCCCGACTATGGGCAGCAAAGCTTCGGGAGATCGCCGGCCTGGGCGCCGAGATTCTGTTGCCGGGTCACGGGCTGCCCATCGTCGGACGTGACCGGATCGTGGAAGCAATGGTAACCACTGCCGAGTATCTGGAGTTCCTGCACGACACCACCCTCGAGTATCTCAACAGTGGCGCACCGCTCGACAGTGCCATCCACGGATTCTCCATGCCGGCACGGTTTCTCGACAAACCCTACCTGCAGCCCAAGTACGACGAACCGGAGTTCGTCGTGCGTAATGCCTGGCGACTCTACGGTGGCTGGTACGACGGTGACCCGTCCAACCTCAAGCCGGCCAAGAGGTCGGCACTCGGCAAAGCGATCACTGAACTTGCCGGCGGTACCGACAAGCTGGCGGCCAAAGCCAAGGAAGAGCTGCAGCGCGGAAACGACCGGGTTGCCGCGAAGTTGATTCAGCATGCAGTCGACGGCAATCCCGACGACCGCAGTCTGCATGCGGTTCGTGCCGAGATCTTCGGAGCCCTGCAGGAACAAGCGACCTCCACGATGTCGCAGGGGGTGTACGCCTGGACCGTATCGGAATCGATAGCACGTATCGAGGGCAAAGACACCCTCGACTTGCTGCGGCAGAGGGCGCGTCCCATGGGCCACCAGCACCTGGAATCGCCGGTCCCGTAG